The Vibrio sp. NTOU-M3 genomic sequence CAAAAACCACCAAGGACGTGGCTCAACTTTTTATGTAATTATTATATATTTTGTTAAACGGCGACTCATTTGTAAGGCTTGAGTGAGGCGCTCACTGTAAAATTTTGCAAAGTTCTGAGTGAATTAACACCAAATTGAGTTAAACTCTTTCGAAGTCAATCCTTATCATCTTATTCTGGCAGGAACTTGAATCCATGAAAAAACTGCTTCCTCTATTTATTAGTGCCGCTCTTGGTAGCTTAAGTACATCAGCTTTAGCTGACACACTGGGTGAAGTTTATACTCAGGCGAAAGACAATGATCCGACGCTTCTTAGCGCAGCGGCGCAGCGTGATGCAGCCTTTGAAGCGGTAACTTCTACGCGCAGTACCCTTCTTCCTCAAATTAACCTGTCAGCAAGTTACGACTTTAATCGAGGTGAACGAGAGGACTTCCAATATGGCTTTGGCCGTAAAACAGATCAGGACACAAATAAATTTGATATTGGTGTGATGTTTTCTCAAGAGATTTATAAGCGCTCAAGCTGGATAAGCTTAGATACCGCAGAAAAACACGCCCGCCAAGCTGATGCAGCTTATGCTGCCGTGCAACAGTCTTTGATCTTACGTACTGCTCAGGCATATTTTGAAGTACTTCGAGCACAAGATAACTTAGTCTTCGTTCGCGCAGAAAAAGCAGCCGTTGCACGTCAACTAGAGCAAACTAAGCAACGCTTTGAAGTAGGTCTATCCGCCATTACCGATGTTCATGATGCCCAAGCCCAGTACGATATCGTATTAGCCGATGAAGTCATTGCTAAAAACAAGCTCACTAATAGTTACGAGAGCTTACGTGAAATAACAGGACAAGAGCACTCGGAGCTAAACGCTCTGGATACTAAACGTTTTTCTGCAAGCAAAACCAAAGAAGCCATTGAAGCATTGGTTGAAGACGCTCAACAGAAAAACCTAACACTCCTAAGTGCGCGTATCAAACAAGATATTGCTCGTGATAATATCTCACTAGCCAGCTCTGGCCACCTACCATACCTTACATTAGATGGTGGTTATGTATATGAAGACTTGCAAGATCAACATCACTCTTCAGGTGATGTTAACGCAACTAACTTCAATGTTGGCGTAAACTTAGTCGTCCCTATTTATAGCGGTGGTAAAACGACTTCATTAACGAAACAGGCTGAATACGAATACGTAGCTGCAAGCCAAGATCTTGAAAAGACATACCGCAGCGTTGTCAAAGATGTTCGTGCGTACAACAACAACATTAGTGCCTCTATCGGTGCACTTCGTGCTTACGAACAAACTGTTGTATCTGCAAGATCTGCGCTCGAAGCAACAGAAGCCGGTTTTGATGTAGGTACACGTACTATCGTTGATGTATTGGACTCAACTCGCCGTCTTTACGATGCAAACAAGAGCCTATCCAATGCCCGTTACGACTATATTTTAAGTGTTCTTCAGCTACGTCAGGCTGTGGGTAGCCTTAACGAGCAAGATATCCTCGATATCGATACTGGTCTGAAAGCGGGTTAAACCTTCTAATTTCATATCAAACAAAAAAGCTTGCTCCTTATGAGCAAGCTTTTTTATCTCTGCTAGAAACAATATCGATTTAGTGTACTTGTTCAATCGTTATATTTTTCTCAATAAGCCACTGCTCTGCTACAGAGCCATCAAATGAGACCGCAATATCAAGTGGTTGAGCTTCATCGACACTTAACTGCCATGTAAACGCAATCTCCCAACGGTTTTCATTGTGGTTTCTTAGTTCGAGAAGTTCATTATCGACAATCCAAACATCTTCCCCTTGCCGAATGACGACACTTTTAACATCCAACTCTGCAGGTAATAATTGAGGTGATTCTATATATAGCGCGCCATGCAAGACTCTTTTCTGCTCTTCACCAATTATCGGCATATTATCGACCCAAAGGTGGCTATTTAACGTCATGGTCACCCCAGAAACACTAATTTGATTTTCTTGTTCCCACATGGGTACTGAACTTGTGCACCCCATTAACAAAATACTACCGAGAGCAATAGACACCATATTTTTCATTCAATTCACCTTTGAGCTAGCCACTCTTTCAATATTATTATGTCGTTTTGATATTCATTTTTAATTTCTTCAACCCAATCGTTGATATTCTTCCACCATGCAGGGCGATCCGGTGATTGTGCTTTCTGTGCGACACTTTGAATTCGCTTTAAACCAATGGAACCCGCAGCACCTTTAATTTTGTGGGCTTCGGATACAATTCCTTCTTGGTGTTTAGCCGTCATATTTGAGTCCAATACTTCAATATACTCAGGCATCATATCTTCAAACATCGTGATGCTCTCCAGAACGGGCTTAGCGCCAACAATCCCCACATACGACTCCAGCATGTCGATATCCAGCAAACGAGCATACACATCTGAGCGGTCTTCACTTTCTTCAACAGACTCTTGTGTGAGTAATTTGCTTTGCTCTTTGGTAGAAAACTTAGTAATAACTTCCTGAATAGCCATAACAGACAAAGGCTTACTGATGGCATCATCCATTCCTTTTTCTAGGTATTCAGTTTTGTTCTTAAGGACATTTGCGGTCAAGGCCACAAGAGGAGGCAATTGTTCATATTGAGCGCGATAATACGCTGCAACATCAAACCCAGTCATATCTGGAAGCTGGATGTCTAAAAGCACTAAATCATACAATTTAGGATCAAACTGAGCTTTCGCTTCCTCGCCTGTCATTGCAACAGACACCGAATGGCCCAAACTTTCAAGCAGTGAACGAGCGACGGTAATGTTTAACTCAATATCTTCTACCATAAAAATATTTAAGCTTGGTTGCTCGGTTACTAAGGTTTGATTAAGCTGAGTAGCTTGAGCTGTTGGAACACTGATGGTCACGGTAAATGTACTACCAAAGCCTTCTTCACTGCTGACCGTGATATCGCCATTCATCATTTTTATTAGTTGTTTTGAGACAGCAAGACCAATCCCGGTCCCCACGGCATGTAAGTTATCTTTGCCAGATTTTACTTGATAATACATGGCAAAAATCTTATCTAATTCTGACTCAGGAATGCCAATACCCGTATCTTCCACTTCCATTGTGATATGGGCCATATCACCTTCGACTTCGGCACTCACGGTCATTACAACGCCCCCCTCCTTAGTAAATTTCATAGCATTACTAATTAGGTTCCATAGCACCTGACGCAGGCGAGTTGCATCCACTTCAATTGCACTTGGCAGCACACTTAACCTTTCAAGATCAAATCGAAGCCCTTTTTGTTCCGCCATTAATGCAGAGATACTCTCCATCTCTGCTACAAATTCCTCAAAGTTCAACGGTTCAGGTAAAAGCTCTAGTTTACGACGATCAAATTTATCCATATCAATGATATCGTTGAAAATATTACCCAACGTAATTGCACTGACATTAATGGTCTGCATATGTTTGCGTTGTTCAGTGGTCATTTGCGTATCGAGCAACATCCGACTCAAACCTACAATGCCATTGAGTGGCGTACGAAGCTCGTGGCTAATCGTAGAAATAAACGTCGTCTTATCTCTACTGGCTTTTTCGAGTGATTCTTCATGGCGTTTGCGTTCAGTAATATCACGACCGAAACCAACCAACCCGAGATGGCGGCCTTCTTTGCTATAAAATGGCACTTTTCGCAGTTCAAAGTAACTTTTACGACTATCAGGGTACTCAAGCCACTGTTCGTAAGTCAGTGCTTTATTGTCAGAAAATACACGCTGATCGGTATCGACGATCTGCTGAGCGACTTCTTTGCTGTAGACATCCCAAGGTGTTAACCCAACCAATTGGCTCTCTTTTTTACCAGTCAATTCTTCCATCGCACGGTTACAGCCGGAGAAAACACCATCCGCATTACGGTAGTAAATCAGATCGGGAGAAGCATCGATGAATGATCGTAATAACGCAGTACGTTCAGCGAGCTCTAATTGAGTTCGTTCGCGCTGATAAACCTCATTTTCAAGGTCTTTCATTGCTTCTTCACGTGCTTCTTCTGCTTTTATACGCTCTTCAATTTCTTGATTCAGTTTAGAAATGTTTTGTTGAAGTTTATGGTTTAGTTCTTGATCCCGAGAGCGCATATCTTTGAGCTTTGAGACCAGTTTGGAAAGGCGTTGTCGTGATTCCTCTAATTGATCAACAACAACCGAGAGAAAATAAACAGCCCAGGGAGTAATGATCAAACCAAAAAATACCGAGCGAACAATGTCAATATCGTCAACGTGGCCACTTAGCACCAACGTAATACCGACCTGCACAACAACCGCTAAAGCCACCAGAGCTAAAGCTAATAAAATAGAAAAACGCAGAATACCCAGCTTTACGAGTAAATCTACATAATACTGTGCGAGATTTTTTATCGGTTTCATCAAAAACTCCGTGCGATAACCTAGTAGAAATTCTACCTGTTTTGATCACCACACGTAACCATCCACACTGTCAAGACGCGGCTAATTATCTGATGTGTGATGCACGCAAGTTTGATTTCGCCCATTTGCTTTAGCTTGATAAAGCGCGCTATCAGCAAGGGCAACGATAGATTCCATATTGTCGATAGGCTTAGGTGCATAGCTTACGATACCAATACTAACCGTCAGTAGGCTCGAAACATCGGAAGCCAAATGCTCTATTGCTAGGTTCTCTATTTCCAAGTGGATTCGCTTAGCCACCAATAATGCACCTTCTGACGTTGTATTGGGCAGCAAAAAGGCGAACTCCTCTCCCCCATAACGAGCAACGCAGTCTGTCGACCGAGACAATACTTTCTTAAAGACATTTGCGACTTTGATAAGTGCATCATCACCTTTCTGGTGTCCGTACCGATCGTTGTATCCTTTGAAGAAGTCGATATCACATAGCATAACCGTCAATGGTGTTTTTTCTCGTACATGCAAATGCCATAGCATCGCCAGTTGCTCATCAAATTTACGTCGATTAGCTATTTGAGTCAGACCATCGATAAAACTTAACCTTGCCAGCTCTTGGTTCGCTTCCTCAAGCTTTTGCTCTGCTAGATAGCGCTCTGTTACATCACGAGCCATGATCAATACACCATTAGTGCCCGATGCTGGGTCACGGAAAGGCGACTTCACGACGTCATACCAAACAAAGCCGCCATCACTCGCTTTCACGCGGTCGATATAACGTAACGACTTACCTTCATGAAGCACCTTGCTATCTGTTTCAGACAGACGTTGATACATTTCTCCTGAGACAACATCCCGAAGACGCTTACCAATAAGCTCATTCACATCAGCAATCCCAAGTGCTTTGACAAATGGCTCATTACACGCTTGATAGACTAAGTTCTCATTAAAGATGCCGATAGAATCAGGGCTAGATTCTAGGATATTTTGAAGAATAGTATCCCTCTGCGCTAAAGCTACTTCGGTATCTTTGCGCTTTTCCATCTCATCACGCAGATTTTGCTGCATTTGATGCCAATCAGTCACATCATGACTGATGCCAAGCGTCCCAAGTTTCTCGCCCTCGGCAGACATAAGTATACTTTGATAGGTTTCGAGTAAGCAGCTGCGCCCATCCGGAGTTGTTGTCCAGCGCCGATTACTAACACGACCTTTCATGACACCTTTAATTTCAGCGCTCCCTTCTTCTTCTCGTTCACGCCAAAAACGATCAAATGCTCGGTTAGTTGAAATCAACTCACCTTGGTTATTTTTGATATAAATCAGCTCAGAAAGGTTATCGAAAGCACTTTGAGCAATAGATAAAGTCTGTAATTCTTGCTTATTAAATTCTGATGTTTGGCAGGTTTTAATATAGATAAGCCATGCTGGCTTTCCTCTATGCAGTGTCTTTCGGCCAGAAAGCTCAATTCCCAAACTGCTGTTTTCTGTCACCATCCAGTTCTGCATATAACCTGAAAATGAATGACCTGAGAAATTAGCTAATATCGAAGAAAAAAAGCCCTCAGGCACTGAAGCAGGAAGTAGATAAGCTTTACCGACTTGCCTTATTCCCAGTAGCTGCATTGCGTAGCCACTTACCAGAAAAACCTTCCCTGACTCGCTATCTACAAGCATCAATGCGGTCGGTGAATCAAGAATAAAACGATTTAATTGTTGTTGGTAACGGGCATAAACCCAGATGACAATGAGAGAACATAAGACAAAAAAAGCCACATCAAAACTGTGTGCAACAAAAGATTCCCACACTTTGAATACGAACGACTCCATCAGCTATCTCTTATTGCTCGTTTGACTTGTCTATAAACAGACTACAAAAGATATCAGTTTCTTGCAGTTTAATCTGCTTTTAACTCAGGTTTCTGGTAGACAAATACTTGCTCAGTTAACGAGCCTTGAGCTCCGTCACGATCTAATGCTCGACCAATTTCTGTCATTGCAAGCCAACGGTTTTCACACCAAATAGGTGATAGTAGCGTCGGACGACGTGCGGAAGAAGAAACCCGATGAAACACAATATCCGCCGGAGTCATACGGATCATCTCACTCGCAATCGCAACATACTCTTCAAGTTCAGGCGCATCTAACTTCCCTGCACGCCACGCTTTAGCCATCGTACTGCCTTCAACAATATGTAAACCATGCAGCTTGATACCATCCGTGCCAACCGCTAAGACTTTGCGCAGTGTTTCGATATTGTCATCATGAGTTTCTTTCGGTAAGCCCACGATTAAATGAGTACATACTTTGATTCCTAGAGCACGAGCACGCTTGGTGATCTCGGCGTAGCACTCAAAATCATGACCGCGATTGATACGTTTTAATGTTCCGTTATTGGCAGTTTGAAGACCCAGTTCTAACCAGATCTCATAGCCTTGCTTCACGTAGTCCGATAACAAGTCTAATACGGCATCAGGTACACAATCAGGACGAGTGCCCACACAAAGGCCCACAATATCCGCAGCCTTAAGTGCTTCTTCATACATGTTCTTAAGTACCTGAACTTCTGCGTAGGTACTGGTGTAAGCTTGAAAGTAGGCCAGATATTTCTTCGCTCGATGGATCTCGCCTGCACGATCTTTCAATTGCTCGTTAATACTCTTAACTTGAGCCTCTTCGTCCGCAAAAGAAGCCACATTACAAAAAGTGCATCCGCCACGCCCAATGGTGCCATCTCGGTTTGGGCAACTAAAACCACCATGAAGTGTTAACTTATGGACTTTCTCTCCATAGCGACGTTGTAGATCTTGTCCAAGGGTATTAACTAGCTCATGAAGTTGCATAAAAGCTCACCACGTCAAATAAAAACAAATCTCACTACGATTGATGTAACAAAATTACCAATCTGCAAGAGAAAACCAGTCAATCTACTCCTTTCGCTTATTCCACGACCTAACAAATATCAATAAACATTCAAAAACCATAAAGAAAAACCATCAATGTTGCGTAATTGTTAATTGCAAATGCATTTTTAGGCGGAAAAAATGGGCAACAAGCACCAGTTTTTGATTGCATTTTGAGCCAACAAAATTGTAGGATACTTACAGATTTTGTTTAAATTTGTGATTTTAATTACACATTTAACGTATAAAAGTCGGCGATATCCACCCTTCATCAATATAAACCACTAAATAGTGGCACTAATAAAATGGATATCACTAAGGATTGTTTTTCTCACAAAACTTTTCCTGTGAGAGACGGAAAGGACTCAAAGCTGATCAATCCCTGATCAGTTGCGATTCATAACTATAAAGGACAAGACGCGTAACGAACTTCCCGAGCGGCATAGATCTGTCTGGAAAATTGCGTCTACTTGAACTGGAAGGATGTATCTATGGTAGATAGAGAGCAAAGTTCACAAGGTTTATACACTCCTGAACTGGAGCATGACGCTTGTGGTATCGGTTTTGTTGCTCACCTAAAA encodes the following:
- the tolC gene encoding outer membrane channel protein TolC; protein product: MKKLLPLFISAALGSLSTSALADTLGEVYTQAKDNDPTLLSAAAQRDAAFEAVTSTRSTLLPQINLSASYDFNRGEREDFQYGFGRKTDQDTNKFDIGVMFSQEIYKRSSWISLDTAEKHARQADAAYAAVQQSLILRTAQAYFEVLRAQDNLVFVRAEKAAVARQLEQTKQRFEVGLSAITDVHDAQAQYDIVLADEVIAKNKLTNSYESLREITGQEHSELNALDTKRFSASKTKEAIEALVEDAQQKNLTLLSARIKQDIARDNISLASSGHLPYLTLDGGYVYEDLQDQHHSSGDVNATNFNVGVNLVVPIYSGGKTTSLTKQAEYEYVAASQDLEKTYRSVVKDVRAYNNNISASIGALRAYEQTVVSARSALEATEAGFDVGTRTIVDVLDSTRRLYDANKSLSNARYDYILSVLQLRQAVGSLNEQDILDIDTGLKAG
- the arcB gene encoding aerobic respiration two-component sensor histidine kinase ArcB, with product MKPIKNLAQYYVDLLVKLGILRFSILLALALVALAVVVQVGITLVLSGHVDDIDIVRSVFFGLIITPWAVYFLSVVVDQLEESRQRLSKLVSKLKDMRSRDQELNHKLQQNISKLNQEIEERIKAEEAREEAMKDLENEVYQRERTQLELAERTALLRSFIDASPDLIYYRNADGVFSGCNRAMEELTGKKESQLVGLTPWDVYSKEVAQQIVDTDQRVFSDNKALTYEQWLEYPDSRKSYFELRKVPFYSKEGRHLGLVGFGRDITERKRHEESLEKASRDKTTFISTISHELRTPLNGIVGLSRMLLDTQMTTEQRKHMQTINVSAITLGNIFNDIIDMDKFDRRKLELLPEPLNFEEFVAEMESISALMAEQKGLRFDLERLSVLPSAIEVDATRLRQVLWNLISNAMKFTKEGGVVMTVSAEVEGDMAHITMEVEDTGIGIPESELDKIFAMYYQVKSGKDNLHAVGTGIGLAVSKQLIKMMNGDITVSSEEGFGSTFTVTISVPTAQATQLNQTLVTEQPSLNIFMVEDIELNITVARSLLESLGHSVSVAMTGEEAKAQFDPKLYDLVLLDIQLPDMTGFDVAAYYRAQYEQLPPLVALTANVLKNKTEYLEKGMDDAISKPLSVMAIQEVITKFSTKEQSKLLTQESVEESEDRSDVYARLLDIDMLESYVGIVGAKPVLESITMFEDMMPEYIEVLDSNMTAKHQEGIVSEAHKIKGAAGSIGLKRIQSVAQKAQSPDRPAWWKNINDWVEEIKNEYQNDIIILKEWLAQR
- a CDS encoding diguanylate cyclase yields the protein MESFVFKVWESFVAHSFDVAFFVLCSLIVIWVYARYQQQLNRFILDSPTALMLVDSESGKVFLVSGYAMQLLGIRQVGKAYLLPASVPEGFFSSILANFSGHSFSGYMQNWMVTENSSLGIELSGRKTLHRGKPAWLIYIKTCQTSEFNKQELQTLSIAQSAFDNLSELIYIKNNQGELISTNRAFDRFWREREEEGSAEIKGVMKGRVSNRRWTTTPDGRSCLLETYQSILMSAEGEKLGTLGISHDVTDWHQMQQNLRDEMEKRKDTEVALAQRDTILQNILESSPDSIGIFNENLVYQACNEPFVKALGIADVNELIGKRLRDVVSGEMYQRLSETDSKVLHEGKSLRYIDRVKASDGGFVWYDVVKSPFRDPASGTNGVLIMARDVTERYLAEQKLEEANQELARLSFIDGLTQIANRRKFDEQLAMLWHLHVREKTPLTVMLCDIDFFKGYNDRYGHQKGDDALIKVANVFKKVLSRSTDCVARYGGEEFAFLLPNTTSEGALLVAKRIHLEIENLAIEHLASDVSSLLTVSIGIVSYAPKPIDNMESIVALADSALYQAKANGRNQTCVHHTSDN
- a CDS encoding TIGR01212 family radical SAM protein (This family includes YhcC from E. coli K-12, an uncharacterized radical SAM protein.), with product MQLHELVNTLGQDLQRRYGEKVHKLTLHGGFSCPNRDGTIGRGGCTFCNVASFADEEAQVKSINEQLKDRAGEIHRAKKYLAYFQAYTSTYAEVQVLKNMYEEALKAADIVGLCVGTRPDCVPDAVLDLLSDYVKQGYEIWLELGLQTANNGTLKRINRGHDFECYAEITKRARALGIKVCTHLIVGLPKETHDDNIETLRKVLAVGTDGIKLHGLHIVEGSTMAKAWRAGKLDAPELEEYVAIASEMIRMTPADIVFHRVSSSARRPTLLSPIWCENRWLAMTEIGRALDRDGAQGSLTEQVFVYQKPELKAD